GTTAATTCGTCGCTGGTTTAATCTTTCTTACATAGCTGCTTTCGTTCGTGTCCTCCTAAATTATTTACAGTTGtaacataataaatatttaactgTAATACAGTTTTTCTTACtgaagatatttataaaaaaaataaaatctaatTTTTTACAAGAATATATTCATATCCTAATAAAATACGATATGGCACGTAAATCTAATAAGTAACTAGTTAAACtgcaaattaaagaaatatacgcaattatagcttgtaatatgttccatatTCTCGATCTTCGATGGTCCCTCTTAGCAGCTATCATTACTAAATCATTGTATGTTATGCTTATTAAGCACTGCGTTACAGAATTTTATAACACTCTTCCAGTGTAAGTATCTTTATTATGTAAGtatctttattattaaaaaaattagatTCAACTTCGTTTAGGAATACGCAGAATTTGTAATTAGTTTTATAATATACGATGGTTTTTGATATATTGAATCCAAAAATATTGATTCTGGGGCGCGGAAATGATTATTTGAAGAGTTATGcgtatataaaattcatataaagtTTAACTCGTCAAAAACTATCATACGTTATAAAGAGACTGCAGATattcatgcaaatttatatttttgtgaacataattaaaaagttCTAACTTAAATGGAGATTCATTTTACCTATTAGAAATCATAAGAAATGCTCTATTCTGGGTGCTGCATACATTCTTGTATATTGTACgaattctatgcatttttgcatctttaaattttgcACAAATACACGATTCGCAGTCTAGTTATAAACAGAAGTTGCAAACTCGACGTGCCTTAAAATGAATTCACCGACGAAGGTAATACTATCACCAGAAAGGAAATCTCTGTTAACACGTATAAACATTTAGTCTCTATTAATTATTCGAACAGGTGTGCAAAATGCGTTTTGCAATAAATGAACACATATCATTGTACCATAGTTAGGTATCGAATTTAACGTCACTTAATAGGCTAGTGTTATCAGCGATGGTAGTATAAATAGAACGAACAAATTTCGACTAATGGAAGCTTTCGAACACTCTGATGGACAATCAAACGATCCATCCGTCTTATTTACCAGTAAAAGATTTCTCACCAATGTCTTACCCTCGCAGGAATTCTCGATTTTGATAAACCTAATCTTTCGAGCCTCTAAGAATTGCTCCAATTCGACTCTACACCTCCATTTCAGAGGATTCCCAGAAAATTCAACGATATAAACATTAGGCATATCGTTTAAGTCACTAGTAAATATGCATCTTAAGTCATTACCCTCGAGATTTAAAtatgttaaattttttaaatatcgaaaCGATCCAGATTCGATATACTTGATGGAATTACCACGCAAATCTAATCTTCCCAAGTTTGGGAATGCAAACCAGGAAGATCCAACCATTTCCAGAGGATTGTCCTGTATCGTCAAATTCTCTAATTTATTCAAACCATTAAATGCGCCTTCCTCTACAGTGGTTAACTCGGAATTTCTAATAACAAGTTCTTGTAGATTTACAAATCTCCTGAGCGACTCTGCAGGTAGCCTAGGTAGGTGACCCTCATAAAATTCAATCGATGTTGCATCCTGTCTTATTGATTGTAGCAACAACAGATTACCACCCGTACATCGATATCGAATCCTGGTTGTATCTTCCATGATAATGCAGGTTCCTTCTATAGTTTCGTTCCTAGCCGTTGGGCTAGTTGTCACTGAAATTGACGGGCTATGAGTAACTTCTGGTACCGGAGAAGCGTAACAATCTTCCTTCAAAAGGAGTGAACTTCTATTATACTGTATGCCTCGTGAGTCGAGAAATTCTGCTAATTTGGTCCCACACAGGCAACTCCAAGGGTTATTAGAAACATCCAAAGATGATAAGTAGCGTAATTGATGGGCTATATACTCTATACCGATGCAGTTCATGGCGTTATCAGACACGTCTAAACTAATAAGGTACGGTAAATGATCGAACACATCGTTCGTAATTCTATATATATTGTTGTGAGATACGTCTAGATGTTTTAGGTTGTGAAGACCTTGGACCATATCCCAATTTATGGACTCTAGTTGGTTGCTTCGAAGGGACAAGTGTTCCAAGTTACGAAGATTTGAAAAGGCGCGCGGCTTGATACTTTCGATACCACAGTCTCGAAGCTCTAACTTCGATAAGTAACCGTTAAAGCGCGCAAAAGTGTTCTCGGGAATCTTCTTGATGTTCGATAAGATAATTCGAATCTCGCGAGCTGTTGAAGGTATCAGATTTAGTTCCTCGATTGATGTAATGGCTCGACAAGTGTAGACTGTATTGCTGCTGGTTTTCTCTGGATTACAAGCACCCGTATAAATAGTTGGTGAAGAGGAAACGATGTGAACTTCTGGTGGCGAAGGAGTTACAAAAGGTGGAGGAGGTGTCCCAATTACGGAAATGTTCGTTTGATTGAGGCTGTTTTCGAAAGAAGTCCATTGCACTTTTCCAGTGGTAAAAGAAGTATTTTGAATGGTCTACACATAAAAgaagataattatttttactCGATTGAGATCAACCAGAAATCATAATCTTATAATTAGACTATGGGTATTTATGCACCTTTATATTTTTGTGGATACAAGTAAAGCAATAAAATTCTGTAGAAGTTATTTTTACTTATGAGAAATCCTATATAATTTCTGCATCTTAAAGTTTTATATCAATACATAGAAAAGTGCAGTCCAGTTATAACTCAAACTAAAGTTATAGTACATCATAGATTAAATAACTTTGGTTACCAGTAACGATTGCAAGAGATTAAAATTTACTTGGTTACTGCTACCAGATATCAAAATAAGTAAAggtaaacgaaataaaattccttTCATCGCTGATAATGGTTATTCGTAACCAAAACATTGAAAAGTTGATACTTTTTATCAGGTTCATTTTTTGAAAAATCTTTTGAAGATATAGTGATTATTGTCTTGCATTTAGACTTGACAAAAATTAACTTTTTCTCAAtgatttttttgtaaaaattttaaatgaatGTTGTCTTTGTTTTCTGAGATAAGCATTTTAAATTAAACAGGTTGAAAAAATGATTAGCGTATTACCTGTTGCTCGTGCCAGCCAGTTCTGCCATCTGGAATTTCATTCTCACTCTGATAACACCGGCCTGCATTAATTTCGAATCCTACGTTTCTCTGGGTAAGGAAGTTTTGTAGATTTGTTCTGCAAGTACAAAGCCATGGATTTTTCATTGCGTCTAGCCTCTCTAACTTTGTCAATTCAGCCAGTTCCTCAGTGGTTATGCATCGAAGCAGGTTATCTTGAATATCGAGATGTCGCAAAGAATCTCCAACGTGCCACAATGCGGTTCTTTCAATCTTCTCTATGCCATTTCGTTCCAAAATTAATTGTTGAAGACTGACGAGGTCTCGAAACCAATTGACACTCAGAACTGGTAACCTATTACCAACTAAGGACAGTCGTTGCAGCTTATGCAAACCTGCAAAAGCTCCATCTTCGATCGTAGTGATGCCACAGTCGACCAAATCCAAGGTCCTCAAACTATTCCCAAATCTAAAGAACGCGTACCTTGGTAGCGTGTCTATCTTTAAACCAGATATCTCTATCCAGGTAGTTTTATCTGGAAGTCTGTCCAGGGAAGTGAATACGTTCGTTTGAAATTCATTTCCACGAATGATCGTACGATCCTGTAATTAAGATCAAGATTAATAGGAAAATTAAGAAATGAAATTACGTACAGTACGCTTAATATTAAATTGCGGACTTGCATGTATTTTTGAGAAAttgttgtattatatttattaattctattataaataagtaagtaaataattctattataaaattGCATGCAAATTGTGCATTGTTTCTTTTCAGGAACATAAAATGATAAAGATGGGATCATGGTTCTTAAAAATAACTCTATATGGACTAAAGACAATAaacaaaaatgttatttttgaCAAAATTATGATCTAGATACAAATGTGATTTTTATACAAGAAACAGTCAAGGACtattttttacatataaaaGCTCAAATTTTGCAGGAAATGGGCGTACGATATTTGTATAGTAAAACATTCTCTAATTTTACTAACATTGTAATGGACCACCATGTACTTACCCTATTAAAATCATGTAATTGTTGAGTAGTGAGAGTAGAAGGAAGAACAGTGAAGCCAATGGGAGTCATGCATTGATATTTCCTACAGTCGTTAATTTGCTTTAAACATTCGACTTCCTGGACGATAGAACGAGATCGAAAATATTCATCAAGTTTTCGTCGACATTCGCAGAGCCAGGGATTACCATCGATTCGTACGGTCCGGAGCATGCGTAGATAAGGCAGTTCGTCGATCGGTAAGCAGTTGAGATCGTTATCACGCAGACCAAGAACTTCCAATCTGGGCAGCATGCGGAATAGGTCGGGCTCTATGTGCACCAAATCGCATCTGTAAACAATCCCGACGTGCTTTGTACCGATTGAGAGGTTTATTATCATTTTTACGTAACAACAGATTTACAATGAAGTCAGTGAGAGCGCTGGCGTTTCGCAAAGAAGGAAATGCCGCGTTTCCACGTCTCTTCTTGCAAATAACCTCGGCCTACGATGCttattttggaaatcttttTAGATCGTGACATCATGTTTTCAATTATGTTCCCTGTTGACAACCAGATCATCGTTCATCGGGTTGTTTTTATGCAACCGGTACCATTTTTGTCCTAGCGGCGGCTTCAATTTTGATTCGCGTAATCAAAATAGATCCCGAGAATAGCATAGGTAATTTCAAACATTCAAAATTCGACTTTATCTTCTTCAATGTAGAAAGCATATACATACAATGGCTCGGGGAATTATTCGTACATTTGTTGGCTCCTTTTATGAGCATATTACGTGTGTTATATGAAACACATTGAATATTCATTAGTACTGTAATGACACTCAATTATCGTGATTGTGTTGGTAAAACTTTTAACAATTCTGAAAATGTATACAGTAGTTACATGATATTTAGTACAAGTATTGTATATTGTACTGTATATTTTGCAAGGATCGCacaaatatttaaacattttagaCAAGCATccacaatattaataattaatcataATATTCAGTGTGActatttttcattcttattataTGCTTCGGTTGCTTATTCGTATTGTATATCAATTTTTTGCTAAATATAAGTTTTCAACAAATGTCTTGGCAACTTCTTCATATATTTTCAGATCGGATTCAAATTTTGCCAAAAGAATCATGACATTCTTATCTCACTACAGTGGTAATAAAATctcaaatgttttatataacacgcacaatacataaataaaagatTTCTATGTTAAGTGTACGAAAGCTTTCGTATgccattgtatattttatgatttGAATAATTTGTGATTAgtttaataaaagataattCTAAATCGTTTAACGCTATTTTGCTTACAAGGTAaccattaaaaataaaaattacctATCCAGGATAAGTCTCCGCAAGTTTGTCAAAGGGCGGAACCAAGCGGTCCTAGCTACGTGCATTTTGGTACCATGGAATATCAACCATTCTAGTCTATCTAAACCAGTAAAAGCACCCGGACTGATGAAATTGATGTGACAATTATAGAAAGAAAGTCTCTGGAGGTTCTTGAAACGCCAGAACGCATTGTCGGTGATAAGACTGAACCTCGACACCGTAAACTCTATCCAATCTGCATCACTAGATATTTCGTCAAGGTCGTCCAGGTCGCCGTGAGTGCAAACGTAAGCGATCAACCTTTCGTCATTTACAATCCGTGCTAGGCTGCATTTACATTCCACTTGGCCAATTAGGGCGACCAACGCCCAGAGTAAAATCAGATGCATCGCCTTTTTCCAATTCTAGATTTGCCGCGTCACCTGAACATATATTTTCCGCAGTAGAGTCTCAATGTCGTCCTCCAGAAATAGCACTGCAACTTCTAAGATTCGTACGTCAGGAAATAGGCtttataaaataatcattctatTCTCAAAGAAGGTTCAATTTCTATTAAAGATAATAATATCCTGGATTAGCAATTTATTTcgattttcaaacatttctagTTTAAAATTGTTAAATGTTAAAATTATCAAGCTTCATAATATTACCGTTTTACTTCGACACGATGGTTATGTTTAAGACCAGGAAGTACAGTGTTACACTTTCCAGGGACCGAATGCAGATTTTTGCCCCGCACACCGGAAGCGCCACTTGCCACTACTCACCATGGTCACGTTCAAACGATCTGACCGCGCTCCTCCCGTCACCACCGCCTCTACGTTTCACTTTCAACGGTCCACAAACACTATTCCGTTCCGTATTATCTTTCGAATTGTCCACCGATCTGAACACTTTTCACGGATCAGCTTATCCCCTACTCTTTCAACATTGGAAATTTCCAATATAACAAAGTATTACCATAACTGACTGAATGacaatttcatttttgttaAAATCACTTGCATTAATCTTCATAGACTGATCGTCGACTGTTTTCCAGGTAGCATATAGAACCAAATATTGGCTGTGAAATGAGATCAGTCATCTTCAATTACAATTAAGATTTAAATTAAAACCACTAATTGTAAACTCGAAATTTTGCCAAGGAATAACTGTTCAATGTAATAACTATAATTAAAGTGATGATTATCATGGGAACAGTTGAAAAGAGACCAAGTTGTTTATAAGCAGCTGTGCATCAAGAAAGCGTGACTGTCGAGAGAGATTGTCCAGTTGACGTATCGGTGGATCGAAACGAATCAACGCAACTGAGCTCGTGATCCTCGCGCTTCCTCGTTATATAAACTTCTAAGGCCAAGGTTGCCCTTGCTTCCCGCACCGGTTGTAGGTACATACACCAATCCGAGACTTATCTTTAGCATACGCCGCTCTAGTTTGGTAGGAATACTCACGTTCACTATGATGCACTTGCCAGAATATGACGCATCCGTACCTCCAGCTGCAGCTGCTTCTTTGTGAGCATGGTTCTGTCGATCAAATTAACAGCGAAGTCTAGGTCAGGTAATGTAGAACTTCAAGGCCACTACTTTGTAGATATATTATTAGTAGAGTGCGCATACTTAATGTAATGCATAAATTACCACAGTCAACAATTAATCAATGATGAATTTTCTCATGTTCtttgttttataattctttaccctTTCCTATTAAGTTTTCTATTCCAATTTTAAACTTTAAGTGTTAAATCTTAAGCTTTAAACTAAACGTTTAAACAATTTCAGACTTTCAGAAAAGCCACATAAAGGATGACTTAAGGACCACTTAAAAGATGACCCAATATTTAATGCACTATATTCTTTTTTGCCGCAAGTAGATTATAATTTGAGAGAAAATTGAAAGTAAGATTACAGAGTATTAGATATTTTTCTGAACCATGAGTTTTCAAGGTGTTTCTATGCTTCTGTAATAATTCACAATGTCAACTCGAATGATGGtcagttatttttcattgcatcgtAACACAAAACTGTTGCATTTTTCATGGCACCTTGCCACTGTTGTCCcgttttcttttaattatataaagacTATTAAAGTAACAGTAGTTTCGACACGGTTATGGTGTTAATATGTGATCCATTTTTACTGAATAAATTAGGCGATGAGTTATTACTCGCGTATCTTATCTGGCCCAATTGATTGCCATATGTTGAGCTACATAGTTAAGATAGTTTGGCTCTCAATAGGTAGCCAAAAGCGTCATATCTGATTCATCTGATTTAACACTATTGTCTTAAACGTTTAGTTTCAATGGAATATTGATCGTCAGATATCATTAATTGCAAGACAAACATCCTGACGTGCATGTCCCACCTATTCTTCCATTCAAGGACAAAGTGACCCACCCTCATAGTTACGTAAAAAACCTATCACCCTATTTGTCGAGGGTCAATCCTAATGCTCTTCtttaatcaaatttatttaGGATGGTTCTGACCAATATATACAATTCACTAGACAATACAGTTAAGTATTGGAACAGTAATAGAGATTCAACAaacattttcagattagtttcaaattttatccaTATAATTGTGACAATTGTGCTttatcacagtgctaatgaaatttcaatgagTTTTATACACAATCTTATATAAACAAGATTTCAACAAGtgaatgttgaaatattttttgagATAATCTATACAAACGAATACATAAAGTCAGTACTACATAGGATAAAAAACCAGGAAGCATTACTTTGTCAATTTTTCCTAACGATCTTTCAAATTGCAGGTTTGCGGATTTATATTCGTATGCAATAACGTTGCATTGGTATTTGTGCTCCATGGTGATTAGTCGTTGCTGCTACGCCGtctatccatccatccatccatccatttTACCCATCCAAGTCGAAGACGATGCATCGTCATTGCAACCGGCAGTCTCTCGCGGGCTGTCGTTCGCGCCGCATGCAGTTCCGCATTCGTTCTCCTTCAGATCGCGCCTCTTATTAGTAGATCGCGTTTTAAGATGAGATAGAAAAAGGTGatagtaaattaattaaatagcgATCAACATTTAGAGATGTTCGATCGATAGTACAGTTTGAATCAAGTGTTGCAGTAGGATCCGGTGAGtaacatataatttttttaatcgcCGCAGTCCCTCTGTTAGTGTTAACTGTTAACGTAATTACTTCTAGCTGCATCTGACCGTGCTAAAAACCACGAAATACTGCCCTGCTGCCTGTACCGTTAATTTTAATGACTAATTCGGCCTATTACACGGTTCTGGACTGGTGCTTGCATAATAAGTCATGATTCTCAGAAGTAGCACCCCTTTGCAGCTTATTACTATCATTTAATGCCGGTAGATTTCAAGTTTGATAACGTCgattatatgaaaaaataacaCCTAATGcgatttaatataaattttcaattgaAAGATGACAATTGCCacacaatataattttatcaatatctCAATGATTTTTGCTTCTTTATTGGAGTTTGAATTATTATGTCTCTTATTTTGATAAACAACAAATTTCAGCGTAAATTGAGAACAAAGAATTCTATGCATTAACAACGATTCAAGCTCAAGAAATGGTCCAAAGAATGCAGTAGGAACACTCTAATATACCAAACACACAAATGCCTTGGTACTTAAGCGCTATTAGGAttatcaattttaaattaaaaattggaaCCAGAAAAACTCGATGGCATTCAGCCTGCAGACTTCGATAGCTTATCGTTGACACCACCTTCACCCTGAATCCGAGTCCGAGGGCTAAAAAGAGGATGACAGAAACATAGTAAATTGGTTACAGGTGAAACTGGAAGGGTGGAGTTCGAATCGAGAGCAGCGAGAAAAAGTGACAGGCGAAAAAATGGATTCTCACGACAACCAGATAGGGCTCCAGCTTCTTGATCCATGGTTAGATCTACGTGGGACGCCACGAGCCGTAATCACGCCAGGTGGGTAGAAACGAACAGGTATTTGGAGCGCGACAGGAGCTCTCCCGGAGAATGTTCTCTGCAGCTGACTTCCACCATGCGCGCGGGGATTCGCATATTACCTAATGCACACGCACGGCAAATGAAATTAGCGGCGATTAGGTCAGAAGGTCACCCAGTTCGCGCGTACCAAGGTCGACCGAGCCAATCGAACGATGGATCACGTATAGGTGCTTATACATATGTGTTCATGCGTGTCTTCTAACAGGTAAAAAGTCGTGACGACATCGCATGTGCAGCATTTTTTGTCATACTATGGAATGTTGGAAGATCTCTCCGATGATGACTAGAATTTTTTCTTCGATACATTGTGGCTAGTCACGAAATGGATTAGTAGAAATGGATGTACCATCTGTTCACAGTTACCATGTACTGGATACGAGATGTACATACGACGTGTGTTATGTATAGAACATTGTGAAATTTTACTATTGGTAAAATTTCAATGTAAatagaaaatgtatataaaagttgcaagatatttattgcaaaggTATACTTagcatttattaaaaaattagtaCCTACCTTGAacatataataagtattaaagaTGGTCTCGCTAAAGATTAAGGCTTATTAATATGATTGATAATATGTATTTGTACTAAGTATCTTGTAGTTTGTTTTTGGTTGGAGCATGTGAAATATCATTCCGTCATAGATCGTATTTGGATCGATTTTCTCCACTA
This genomic stretch from Bombus vancouverensis nearcticus chromosome 16, iyBomVanc1_principal, whole genome shotgun sequence harbors:
- the LOC117161120 gene encoding uncharacterized protein LOC117161120, giving the protein MHLILLWALVALIGQVECKCSLARIVNDERLIAYVCTHGDLDDLDEISSDADWIEFTVSRFSLITDNAFWRFKNLQRLSFYNCHINFISPGAFTGLDRLEWLIFHGTKMHVARTAWFRPLTNLRRLILDRCDLVHIEPDLFRMLPRLEVLGLRDNDLNCLPIDELPYLRMLRTVRIDGNPWLCECRRKLDEYFRSRSIVQEVECLKQINDCRKYQCMTPIGFTVLPSTLTTQQLHDFNRDRTIIRGNEFQTNVFTSLDRLPDKTTWIEISGLKIDTLPRYAFFRFGNSLRTLDLVDCGITTIEDGAFAGLHKLQRLSLVGNRLPVLSVNWFRDLVSLQQLILERNGIEKIERTALWHVGDSLRHLDIQDNLLRCITTEELAELTKLERLDAMKNPWLCTCRTNLQNFLTQRNVGFEINAGRCYQSENEIPDGRTGWHEQQTIQNTSFTTGKVQWTSFENSLNQTNISVIGTPPPPFVTPSPPEVHIVSSSPTIYTGACNPEKTSSNTVYTCRAITSIEELNLIPSTAREIRIILSNIKKIPENTFARFNGYLSKLELRDCGIESIKPRAFSNLRNLEHLSLRSNQLESINWDMVQGLHNLKHLDVSHNNIYRITNDVFDHLPYLISLDVSDNAMNCIGIEYIAHQLRYLSSLDVSNNPWSCLCGTKLAEFLDSRGIQYNRSSLLLKEDCYASPVPEVTHSPSISVTTSPTARNETIEGTCIIMEDTTRIRYRCTGGNLLLLQSIRQDATSIEFYEGHLPRLPAESLRRFVNLQELVIRNSELTTVEEGAFNGLNKLENLTIQDNPLEMVGSSWFAFPNLGRLDLRGNSIKYIESGSFRYLKNLTYLNLEGNDLRCIFTSDLNDMPNVYIVEFSGNPLKWRCRVELEQFLEARKIRFIKIENSCEGKTLVRNLLLVNKTDGSFDCPSECSKASISRNLFVLFILPSLITLAY